Proteins found in one Thermaerobacter subterraneus DSM 13965 genomic segment:
- a CDS encoding ABC transporter ATP-binding protein: MKALTLDRVSKAFGDNLVVQDVSLRVEPGELFTLLGPSGCGKTTLLRMVAGFYYPTRGRILFGDRDLTTVPPHRRGVGMVFQNYALFPHMTVFENVAFGLRLRRVPRDELARRVRRALAQVQLEGYEGRRIDQLSGGQQQRVALARALVIQPDLLLLDEPLSNLDAKLREDTRSEIRRLQLSAGITTLYVTHDQAEAMAMSDRIAVLNQGRVLQVGTPEAIYHRPASRFVAGFIGKSNLVDATVVQRRADGAVQVRAGDVLLWCEAGRSNPGVPVDEGRIVTLCIRPEAFQPAAAGAANVLRGRVLVAEYAGSHTRYRLEAGGLEWLVDLPAGSGAAVRPGGELEVAVAPAQIFIVEAAGAQAGGAPAA, from the coding sequence GTGAAGGCGCTGACGCTGGACCGCGTGTCCAAGGCCTTTGGCGACAACTTGGTGGTCCAGGACGTGAGCCTGCGGGTGGAGCCGGGGGAGCTCTTCACCCTGCTGGGGCCGTCCGGCTGCGGCAAGACCACCCTGCTGCGCATGGTGGCCGGGTTCTACTACCCCACCCGGGGCCGGATCCTCTTCGGCGACCGCGACCTGACCACGGTCCCGCCCCACCGGCGCGGGGTCGGGATGGTCTTCCAGAATTACGCGCTGTTCCCCCACATGACGGTGTTCGAGAACGTGGCCTTCGGTCTGCGGCTGCGGCGGGTGCCGCGGGACGAGCTGGCCCGGCGGGTGCGCCGGGCGCTGGCGCAGGTCCAGCTGGAGGGCTACGAGGGCCGCCGGATCGACCAGCTCTCGGGCGGCCAGCAGCAGCGGGTGGCCCTGGCCCGGGCCCTGGTGATCCAGCCCGACCTTCTCCTGCTGGACGAGCCCCTCTCGAACCTGGACGCCAAGCTGCGGGAGGACACCCGCTCCGAGATCCGGCGGCTGCAGCTCTCGGCGGGGATCACCACCCTCTACGTGACCCACGACCAGGCCGAGGCCATGGCCATGTCGGACCGCATCGCCGTGTTGAACCAGGGGCGGGTCCTGCAGGTGGGCACGCCGGAAGCCATCTACCACCGCCCGGCCAGCCGCTTTGTGGCCGGGTTCATCGGCAAGAGCAACCTGGTGGACGCCACGGTGGTGCAGCGGCGGGCGGACGGTGCGGTCCAAGTGCGAGCCGGGGACGTGCTGCTCTGGTGCGAGGCGGGGCGCAGCAATCCGGGCGTGCCCGTCGATGAGGGACGAATCGTCACCCTCTGCATCCGCCCGGAGGCTTTCCAGCCGGCGGCGGCCGGGGCGGCGAACGTGCTGCGCGGCCGGGTCCTGGTGGCGGAGTATGCAGGGTCGCACACCCGTTACCGCCTGGAGGCCGGGGGTCTAGAATGGCTGGTCGACCTCCCGGCGGGAAGCGGTGCCGCGGTGCGGCCGGGCGGGGAACTGGAGGTGGCCGTGGCGCCGGCGCAGATTTTCATCGTCGAAGCGGCTGGCGCCCAGGCGGGCGGTGCGCCGGCCGCTTGA
- the argH gene encoding argininosuccinate lyase, with amino-acid sequence MSMEREERRPCLREAILAQDGRRFPGKSYADAVLVPIFEQAKRYLLQPMLAIHRAHLVMLVEQGLLEADAGRRILAALDGIDPAEVAARSYDGRFEDLFFYIEQLLIERAGEVAGNLHIARSRNDMGVAMYRMVLRRQILQVAEAMLALYRTLAELAAEHVDTLTLAYTHTQPAQPTTLAHYLVAAADVLGRDLARLQRAYDLVNRSPLGAAALTTSGFPVDRRRVAELLGFDGLVENSYDAIASVDYLTETAAALQLAFVHTGRFVQDLLVWCTHEFGALKLADAYVQCSSIMPQKRNPVGLEHARALLSSGAASAAAVIAMLHNTPFGDIVDSEDDLQPHLWQAAEVGARVFRLLANITGTVEVNRPLLEQRARASFATVTELADALVREKGLDFRSAHGVVSRAVRRAEEHGRQAAGITAADVAAAAREVLGRELAVDDDLVRRALDPAVFVAVRRVTGGPAPDEVRRMLAEREATADRLAGWLEARERSLAAARQRLEEACRAVRGERGAPTFRD; translated from the coding sequence ATGTCCATGGAAAGGGAAGAACGGCGGCCCTGCTTGCGGGAAGCGATTCTGGCCCAGGATGGGCGCCGGTTCCCAGGAAAGAGCTACGCCGATGCCGTGCTGGTGCCCATCTTCGAGCAGGCCAAGCGGTATCTGCTGCAGCCCATGCTGGCCATCCACCGGGCGCACCTGGTGATGCTGGTGGAGCAGGGGCTGCTGGAGGCGGACGCGGGACGGCGCATCCTGGCCGCCCTGGATGGCATCGACCCCGCCGAGGTGGCCGCCCGGTCGTACGACGGGCGCTTCGAGGATCTTTTCTTTTACATTGAACAGTTGCTGATCGAGCGGGCGGGGGAGGTGGCGGGGAACCTGCACATCGCCCGCAGCCGCAACGACATGGGCGTGGCGATGTACCGCATGGTCCTGCGGCGGCAGATCCTCCAGGTGGCGGAGGCGATGCTGGCCCTCTACCGCACCCTGGCCGAGCTGGCCGCCGAGCACGTGGACACCCTGACCCTGGCCTACACCCACACCCAGCCGGCCCAGCCCACCACCCTGGCCCACTACCTGGTGGCGGCGGCCGACGTGCTGGGCCGCGACCTGGCCCGCCTGCAGCGGGCTTACGACCTGGTGAACCGCTCGCCCCTGGGCGCGGCGGCCCTGACCACGTCGGGCTTTCCGGTCGACCGCCGCCGGGTGGCGGAGCTCCTGGGCTTCGACGGGCTGGTGGAAAACTCCTACGACGCCATCGCTTCCGTCGACTACCTGACGGAGACCGCGGCGGCCCTGCAGCTGGCCTTCGTGCACACGGGCCGGTTCGTCCAGGACCTCCTGGTCTGGTGCACCCACGAATTCGGGGCCCTGAAGCTGGCCGACGCCTACGTCCAGTGCAGCAGCATCATGCCCCAGAAGCGGAACCCCGTGGGTCTCGAGCACGCCCGGGCGCTCCTGAGCAGCGGGGCGGCCAGCGCCGCGGCGGTCATCGCCATGCTGCACAACACGCCCTTCGGGGACATCGTCGACTCCGAGGACGACCTGCAGCCCCACCTCTGGCAGGCGGCCGAGGTGGGTGCCCGCGTGTTCCGGCTGCTGGCCAACATCACCGGGACGGTGGAGGTGAACCGGCCGCTGCTGGAGCAGCGGGCCCGCGCCAGCTTCGCCACGGTGACGGAGCTGGCCGATGCCCTGGTGCGGGAGAAGGGGCTGGATTTCCGGTCGGCCCACGGGGTGGTCAGCCGGGCGGTGCGCCGGGCGGAAGAACACGGCCGCCAGGCGGCGGGCATCACCGCCGCGGATGTGGCCGCCGCGGCCCGGGAGGTCCTGGGGCGCGAGCTGGCGGTGGACGACGACCTGGTGCGGCGGGCGCTGGATCCGGCGGTGTTCGTGGCGGTGCGCCGGGTCACCGGCGGCCCGGCGCCGGACGAGGTGCGGCGGATGCTGGCGGAACGGGAGGCCACGGCGGACCGGCTGGCCGGCTGGCTGGAGGCCCGGGAGCGGTCGCTGGCGGCCGCCCGGCAGCGGCTGGAGGAGGCGTGCCGGGCGGTTCGCGGGGAGAGGGGGGCCCCGACTTTTCGAGATTGA
- a CDS encoding ABC transporter permease has product MRRLVPYLAVLPLALILGGYVIYPLWATFVTSLQAGGRFSLDHYRAFFDRQYTAPMEALVTSLGISLLSVLLAGFVGVSLAFLLNRLEFPGRRLLQTLVLVPISLPPLVGVLSFMFLYGESGIVPRALQHLLGLEQVPFALRGIAGVLAVHTFTMYPFFYMTTATALQGLDPSLEEAARSLGATGWQVWRRVTMPMLTPALVAGSLLVFMQSMASYTAPLLFGVDRTLTMQIYVARTNGDLAMASAFSSVLSMVSIAFLFFMRWYQDRRVYRSLSKGVAYHRAEVRSPLLRWAAMVLSVLGTVLVLLPVFVLVLVSFSVNARWTVQVLPPEYTLENYAAIFSDPRFWEPVRTSLETSFLATVAAALFSVAAAYVVLRLPIRGRGLLDAAIMLPWALPGTVVAINLIAAFNQPGPLTLGRVLVGTFWILPLAYFVRLMPLVFRSTAAALAQQDPSLEEVARSLGATWLYSFRRVVLPLMMPGVLGGALLAFVEGIGEFVASILLYTPDNVPISVEIFRRMYSFEFGTATAYGVLQIVLILIVLGISNRLHGGGRAPAVI; this is encoded by the coding sequence TTGCGGCGGCTGGTGCCGTACCTGGCGGTGCTGCCGCTGGCGCTCATCCTGGGCGGTTACGTGATCTATCCTTTGTGGGCGACCTTCGTCACCAGCCTCCAGGCCGGCGGCCGGTTCAGCCTGGACCACTACCGGGCCTTCTTCGACCGCCAGTACACGGCACCCATGGAGGCCCTGGTCACCAGCCTGGGGATCTCCCTGCTCAGCGTGCTGCTGGCCGGGTTCGTCGGGGTCAGCCTGGCTTTCCTGCTCAACCGCCTTGAGTTTCCGGGGCGGCGGCTGCTGCAGACCCTGGTGCTGGTTCCCATCTCCCTGCCGCCGCTGGTGGGCGTCCTCTCCTTCATGTTCCTCTACGGCGAAAGCGGGATCGTGCCGCGGGCGCTGCAGCATCTTCTGGGCCTGGAGCAGGTGCCCTTCGCCCTGCGGGGGATCGCGGGCGTGCTGGCCGTGCACACCTTTACGATGTATCCCTTTTTCTACATGACCACCGCCACGGCGCTGCAGGGGCTGGACCCGTCCCTGGAGGAGGCGGCGCGCAGCCTGGGGGCCACGGGCTGGCAGGTGTGGCGGCGGGTCACCATGCCCATGCTGACGCCGGCCCTGGTGGCGGGGTCGCTGCTGGTGTTCATGCAGTCCATGGCGTCGTACACCGCGCCGCTGCTCTTTGGCGTCGACCGCACCCTGACCATGCAGATCTACGTGGCACGGACCAACGGCGACCTGGCCATGGCGTCGGCCTTCTCGTCGGTGCTGTCCATGGTGTCCATCGCCTTCCTGTTTTTCATGCGCTGGTACCAGGACCGGCGGGTGTACCGGAGCCTCTCCAAGGGGGTCGCCTACCACCGGGCCGAAGTGCGCAGCCCGCTGCTGCGGTGGGCGGCCATGGTGCTGTCGGTGCTGGGCACGGTGCTGGTGCTGTTGCCGGTGTTCGTCCTGGTGCTGGTCTCCTTTTCGGTCAATGCCCGGTGGACGGTGCAGGTGCTGCCGCCGGAGTACACGCTGGAGAATTACGCGGCCATATTCAGCGACCCGCGTTTCTGGGAACCGGTGCGGACGAGCCTGGAGACCAGCTTTCTGGCGACGGTGGCGGCGGCCCTGTTCAGCGTGGCGGCGGCTTACGTGGTCCTGCGCCTGCCCATCCGCGGGCGCGGGCTGCTGGACGCGGCCATCATGCTGCCGTGGGCCCTACCGGGCACGGTGGTGGCCATCAACCTGATCGCGGCCTTCAACCAGCCGGGGCCCCTCACCCTGGGCCGGGTCCTGGTGGGGACCTTCTGGATCCTGCCCCTGGCCTACTTCGTGCGCCTGATGCCCCTGGTGTTCCGGTCGACCGCGGCGGCCCTGGCCCAGCAGGACCCGTCACTGGAAGAAGTGGCCCGCAGCCTGGGGGCCACCTGGCTCTACAGCTTCCGCCGGGTGGTGCTGCCGCTGATGATGCCGGGGGTGCTGGGCGGCGCGCTGCTGGCCTTCGTGGAGGGGATCGGCGAGTTCGTGGCGTCGATCCTGCTCTACACGCCGGACAACGTGCCCATCTCGGTGGAGATCTTCCGGCGGATGTACTCCTTCGAGTTCGGTACCGCCACGGCCTACGGGGTGCTGCAGATCGTGCTGATCCTGATCGTGCTGGGCATCAGCAACCGGCTCCACGGCGGCGGGCGGGCGCCGGCGGTGATCTAG
- a CDS encoding creatininase family protein, producing the protein MRNRQREMGPESAAAPSWAPPEGPACVVPIHRIPGGHLEAWIARADFALLPLASLEWHGPHMPLGTDLILAEGLARRLRGDFTALLYPPFTYTACPGKTRHYPGTVALRAEVALAALCDVLRGILGAGFVRVMMLNAHDANMAIGRAAAEAVSGEFRASILLVNWWQMVTTEETAGMFRAEAGDGRPGRGHGGPFEAAATAALDPGSVDPALAAELPPRRPPAAERPFVLVESHPSPWAGYAGFVRDATEAKGRVIVERATRHLEDLVAAWLRAPLPDEPGPRRGGPAGAGG; encoded by the coding sequence ATGCGCAACAGGCAACGCGAGATGGGACCGGAGTCGGCGGCTGCGCCGTCCTGGGCACCGCCGGAGGGACCGGCGTGCGTGGTGCCCATCCACCGGATCCCGGGCGGCCACCTGGAGGCCTGGATCGCCAGGGCGGACTTTGCCCTGCTGCCCCTGGCCAGCCTGGAGTGGCACGGGCCCCACATGCCCCTGGGCACCGACCTGATCCTGGCCGAGGGGCTGGCCCGGCGGCTGCGGGGCGACTTCACGGCGCTGCTCTACCCGCCCTTCACCTACACCGCCTGCCCCGGCAAGACCCGCCACTACCCGGGCACGGTGGCCCTGCGGGCGGAGGTGGCCCTGGCGGCCTTGTGCGACGTGCTGCGGGGGATCCTGGGGGCCGGATTCGTGCGGGTGATGATGCTCAACGCCCACGACGCCAACATGGCCATCGGCCGGGCGGCGGCGGAGGCCGTGTCGGGCGAGTTCCGGGCCAGCATCCTCCTGGTCAACTGGTGGCAGATGGTCACCACCGAGGAGACGGCGGGCATGTTCCGGGCAGAGGCGGGGGATGGGCGGCCCGGGCGCGGCCACGGCGGGCCCTTTGAGGCGGCGGCCACGGCGGCGCTGGACCCGGGCTCGGTCGACCCGGCCCTGGCGGCCGAGCTCCCGCCCCGGCGCCCGCCGGCGGCGGAGCGGCCCTTCGTGCTGGTGGAGAGCCACCCGTCCCCCTGGGCGGGGTACGCGGGGTTCGTGCGGGATGCCACGGAGGCCAAGGGCCGGGTCATCGTGGAGCGGGCGACCCGCCACCTGGAAGACCTGGTGGCCGCCTGGCTGCGGGCGCCGCTGCCGGACGAGCCCGGGCCCCGGCGCGGGGGGCCGGCGGGGGCCGGCGGGTAG
- a CDS encoding CpsD/CapB family tyrosine-protein kinase, translated as MIRTNLQYLAVDKPLRSILVTSGLPSEGKSLTSANLALSFANAGKATVLVDADLRRPVQAAMFGLPNVYGLSAVLAGSCTLDEALQSVPRARNLWVLPAGPTPPNPAELLGSRRAQELFASLAGDYDIVIYDTPPPVMVADPLVLAPHVDGVILVVSAQNSDYVQSQKAKEALERVGAWILGVVLNDVPLKQLGYYARYYRRR; from the coding sequence ATGATTCGCACCAACCTCCAGTACTTGGCCGTGGACAAGCCGTTGCGGAGCATCCTGGTCACGAGTGGCCTGCCGAGCGAGGGGAAGTCGTTGACCTCAGCCAACCTGGCCTTGAGTTTCGCCAACGCCGGCAAAGCGACCGTACTGGTCGATGCCGACCTGCGCCGGCCGGTGCAGGCGGCGATGTTCGGGCTTCCCAATGTCTATGGGCTGTCGGCCGTACTGGCGGGCTCGTGCACGCTGGATGAGGCGCTGCAATCGGTTCCCCGCGCCCGGAACCTCTGGGTTCTTCCCGCCGGGCCCACGCCCCCCAACCCGGCGGAACTTTTGGGGTCGCGGCGGGCCCAGGAGCTCTTTGCCTCCCTGGCGGGGGACTATGACATCGTGATCTACGACACCCCGCCCCCGGTGATGGTGGCCGATCCTCTGGTGCTGGCGCCCCACGTGGACGGGGTGATCCTGGTGGTCAGCGCCCAGAACTCCGATTACGTGCAGTCGCAGAAGGCGAAGGAAGCTCTTGAGAGGGTGGGGGCATGGATTCTAGGCGTCGTGCTCAATGATGTACCGCTCAAGCAGCTGGGTTATTACGCCCGCTACTACCGCCGGCGATGA
- a CDS encoding helix-turn-helix domain-containing protein translates to MSVYPGPGRARPLGGAELYSGALEVAATRSGDDSSGDDSEAELITPLVAAALLGIGSINTVKRWVRDGRLAGTIRNGRYLVYRRSVDRLMTKPG, encoded by the coding sequence GTGTCCGTGTATCCGGGTCCCGGCCGGGCAAGGCCGCTCGGGGGCGCAGAGTTGTACTCCGGCGCCCTTGAGGTTGCTGCGACGCGGTCCGGGGACGATTCGTCCGGGGACGATTCCGAGGCTGAGCTCATTACCCCTCTAGTGGCCGCAGCTCTTCTTGGGATTGGTTCGATCAATACCGTGAAACGGTGGGTTCGTGACGGGCGGCTTGCGGGCACCATTCGGAACGGGCGTTACCTGGTGTACCGCAGGTCGGTGGACCGGCTCATGACGAAGCCAGGGTGA
- a CDS encoding extracellular solute-binding protein has translation MRLWGKKAAAALVVAGTLALTACGGGGPAPAGEQGGAGSGGGEENKLVIYTARDKAVFEYVIPKFEEKYPEYKGNVQVVNMGAQEILERVRAEKSNPQADFWWGGTQQALDLAAQEGLLAPAPESVTAKVPAQYRHPEGLWVGEILLPEVIMYNTDALSPDQAPQDWDDLLKPEWKDKIIIRAVPASGTMRTIYSAMIYRQYKETGSVEAGYDWLRQLDANTKEYAADPTTLYLKLARQEGLVSLWNLQDILIQAETKDMPFGYVMPKSGAPILVDGVAIVKGARHPEAARKFMEFLFDESLRLELASNLFQIPTLEDLDPAQMPEWLAGLELKPMDLDWAMLAEKEQEWIQYWDQNIKGKGGQ, from the coding sequence ATGCGTCTTTGGGGCAAGAAGGCCGCGGCCGCGCTGGTCGTGGCCGGGACCCTGGCCTTGACCGCCTGCGGTGGCGGCGGCCCGGCGCCGGCTGGGGAGCAGGGCGGCGCCGGCAGCGGCGGCGGCGAGGAGAACAAGCTGGTGATCTACACCGCCCGCGACAAGGCGGTCTTCGAGTACGTGATTCCCAAGTTCGAAGAGAAGTACCCCGAGTACAAGGGCAACGTGCAGGTCGTCAACATGGGCGCCCAGGAGATCCTGGAGCGGGTGCGGGCGGAGAAGAGCAACCCGCAGGCCGACTTCTGGTGGGGCGGCACCCAGCAGGCCCTGGACCTGGCGGCCCAGGAGGGTCTGCTGGCTCCGGCGCCCGAGTCGGTGACGGCCAAGGTGCCCGCCCAGTACCGGCACCCCGAGGGTCTGTGGGTCGGCGAGATCCTGCTGCCCGAGGTGATCATGTACAACACCGACGCCCTCTCGCCGGATCAGGCGCCCCAGGACTGGGACGACCTGCTGAAGCCCGAGTGGAAGGACAAGATCATCATCCGCGCGGTGCCGGCGTCGGGGACCATGCGGACCATCTACTCGGCCATGATCTACCGCCAGTACAAGGAGACGGGGTCGGTCGAAGCCGGCTACGACTGGCTGCGGCAGCTGGATGCCAATACCAAGGAGTACGCCGCCGACCCGACCACCCTGTACCTGAAGCTGGCCCGCCAGGAAGGCCTGGTCAGCCTCTGGAACCTGCAGGACATCCTGATCCAGGCCGAGACCAAGGACATGCCCTTCGGCTACGTCATGCCAAAGAGCGGCGCCCCCATCCTGGTGGACGGTGTGGCCATCGTCAAGGGCGCCCGGCACCCCGAGGCGGCGCGCAAGTTCATGGAGTTCCTCTTCGACGAGAGCCTGCGCCTGGAGCTGGCGTCCAACCTGTTCCAGATCCCGACCCTGGAGGACCTGGATCCCGCCCAGATGCCGGAGTGGCTGGCCGGCCTGGAGCTCAAGCCCATGGATCTGGACTGGGCCATGCTGGCCGAGAAGGAGCAGGAGTGGATCCAGTACTGGGATCAGAACATCAAGGGCAAGGGCGGCCAGTGA
- a CDS encoding CocE/NonD family hydrolase, with the protein MARLGDMPRPSDRAAAGGVYTVRCEFNVRVPMRDGITLSADIYRPDAPGRFPVVLARTPYNKNTERAWRYGHFFARHGYVFVWMDVRGRGDSEGEFVPYRNDARDGYDAIEWLARQPWSSGDVATWGGSYLGRIQWLTALEKPPHLKAMIVHVTPSDPYVEWPTGTPGPMHVCWNRMTDGRVLQYVDKIDWMKVYEHLPLLTMDEAAGFVSRHWREDCAHPTLDDWWEPLRYQHRFHEIDLPVLHVSGWYDDKQIGTPLNFAGMVRHAPSERARRGQKLIMGPWGHRVNESRKLGEVDFGPEAVIDLDGYEVRWLDYWLKGIDNGIGDEPPVSLFIMGANYWRDEHEWPLARTQWTKFYLHSGGRANSRFGDGVLSTEPPATDEPPDVYRYDPARPVPFITDPLSSQIGGPDDYSAIETRGDVLVYSTPPLERDVEVTGPVKLVLYASSSAVDTDFMAKLVDVHPNGFCQRLCDGMVRARFREGMHKEVLMEPGKVYRFEIDLWNTAQVFKRGHRIRLEIASSAFPKYDRNLNTGEPLATSTRMVVAENRVWHTPAWPSHLILPVIPE; encoded by the coding sequence TTGGCCCGGCTTGGCGACATGCCCAGACCCAGTGATCGGGCGGCGGCGGGCGGGGTTTACACCGTCCGCTGCGAGTTCAACGTGCGGGTGCCCATGCGGGACGGGATCACGCTCTCGGCGGACATCTACCGTCCCGATGCCCCGGGTCGCTTCCCCGTGGTGCTGGCCCGGACGCCCTACAACAAGAACACCGAGCGGGCGTGGCGGTACGGCCACTTCTTCGCCCGGCACGGCTACGTCTTCGTCTGGATGGACGTGCGGGGGCGGGGGGACTCGGAAGGGGAGTTCGTCCCCTACCGAAACGACGCCCGGGACGGCTACGACGCCATCGAGTGGCTGGCCCGCCAGCCCTGGTCCAGCGGCGACGTGGCCACATGGGGTGGCTCCTACCTTGGCCGCATCCAGTGGCTCACCGCCCTGGAGAAGCCGCCGCACCTCAAGGCGATGATCGTCCATGTCACGCCGTCCGACCCCTACGTGGAGTGGCCCACAGGCACGCCCGGGCCCATGCACGTGTGCTGGAACCGCATGACCGACGGCCGGGTTCTTCAGTACGTGGACAAGATCGACTGGATGAAGGTCTACGAGCACCTGCCGCTTCTTACCATGGACGAGGCGGCGGGGTTCGTCAGCCGGCACTGGCGGGAAGACTGCGCCCATCCCACGCTGGACGACTGGTGGGAGCCCCTGCGCTACCAGCACCGCTTCCACGAGATCGACCTGCCGGTGTTGCACGTCTCGGGATGGTACGACGACAAACAGATCGGCACGCCCCTGAACTTCGCCGGCATGGTGCGCCACGCGCCCAGCGAGCGGGCCCGGCGCGGACAGAAGCTGATCATGGGGCCGTGGGGGCACCGGGTCAACGAGAGTCGCAAGCTGGGGGAGGTGGACTTCGGCCCCGAGGCCGTCATCGACCTGGACGGTTACGAGGTGCGCTGGCTGGACTACTGGCTCAAGGGCATCGACAACGGCATCGGCGACGAGCCGCCGGTGAGCCTGTTCATCATGGGCGCCAACTACTGGCGGGACGAGCACGAGTGGCCCCTGGCCCGCACCCAGTGGACCAAGTTCTACCTTCACAGCGGCGGCCGCGCCAACAGCCGCTTCGGCGACGGCGTGCTCTCCACCGAACCGCCGGCGACGGACGAGCCGCCGGACGTCTACCGCTATGATCCGGCGCGGCCGGTACCCTTCATCACCGACCCGCTCTCCAGCCAGATCGGCGGTCCCGACGACTACTCCGCCATCGAGACCCGCGGCGACGTGCTGGTCTACTCGACGCCGCCCCTGGAGCGGGACGTGGAGGTCACGGGGCCGGTGAAGCTGGTGCTGTACGCCTCGTCATCGGCGGTGGACACCGACTTCATGGCCAAGCTGGTGGACGTGCACCCCAACGGCTTCTGCCAGCGGCTCTGCGACGGCATGGTCCGGGCCCGCTTCCGGGAGGGCATGCACAAGGAGGTCCTGATGGAGCCGGGCAAGGTGTATCGCTTCGAGATCGACCTCTGGAACACGGCCCAGGTGTTCAAGCGCGGGCACCGGATCCGCCTGGAGATCGCCTCCAGTGCCTTCCCCAAGTACGACCGCAACCTGAACACCGGCGAGCCCCTGGCCACCTCGACGCGCATGGTGGTGGCGGAGAACCGGGTCTGGCACACGCCGGCGTGGCCGTCGCACCTGATCCTGCCGGTGATCCCGGAGTAG
- a CDS encoding ROK family transcriptional regulator: MAGAAGRFPAQRFPSSPSGHRWAILHLLRQHGPLSRKDLARRTGLSQPRVSALVRELLDEHLVQEVGTGRSSGGRRPVLLDLNPAAYWVLAAMVEADRCDVAMADLSGRLVRVETVDLQLAAGRPGNGQEALDRLAEALKGVVKRAGLPPDRWLGTAVGVPGIVDPDTGRVRRAPGVGWWQDAAVREGLESRLPGPVLVENDVNLMALGEYARGAGQGARCLVLMYVGTGIGAAVVAGGRLFRGATSAAGEIGYLPVGLVPDAVEAGEAVDAKEAVDAERAVGAGDAGDARDAGDAGEGSVQPGFGCFEARYSARAVARFLEGRGIAPDGRPVAVLAELAQRDAEARRFFRRLIAHWGLAVASLVAVIDPDRVLLGGEAQAIGPEGLAELRRVAARYVPDLPPIAFAALGARAGLEGAVYQVLNSAGPGMGHGARPTSTGAASTGTGGTP; the protein is encoded by the coding sequence GTGGCAGGTGCGGCCGGGCGGTTTCCCGCCCAACGGTTCCCATCGTCTCCTTCCGGGCATCGCTGGGCCATCCTTCACCTGCTGCGCCAGCATGGACCCCTGTCCCGCAAGGATCTGGCCCGCCGCACGGGGCTAAGCCAGCCCCGGGTGTCGGCCCTGGTCCGGGAATTGCTGGACGAGCATCTGGTCCAGGAGGTGGGGACGGGCCGGTCGTCGGGCGGGCGGCGTCCCGTCCTGCTGGACCTCAACCCGGCGGCCTACTGGGTGCTGGCGGCCATGGTGGAGGCGGATCGCTGCGACGTGGCCATGGCCGACCTCAGCGGCCGCCTGGTGCGGGTCGAGACGGTGGACCTGCAGCTGGCGGCCGGGCGGCCCGGCAACGGCCAGGAGGCCCTCGACCGGCTGGCTGAAGCGCTGAAGGGGGTGGTCAAGCGCGCCGGCCTGCCCCCCGACCGCTGGCTGGGAACCGCCGTCGGGGTGCCGGGCATCGTGGACCCGGACACGGGCAGGGTGCGCCGGGCGCCGGGGGTTGGATGGTGGCAGGATGCCGCCGTCCGGGAAGGACTGGAGAGCCGGCTGCCCGGGCCGGTGCTGGTGGAGAACGACGTGAACTTGATGGCCTTGGGCGAGTATGCCCGCGGCGCGGGGCAGGGCGCCCGGTGCCTGGTGCTGATGTACGTGGGCACGGGCATCGGCGCCGCGGTGGTGGCTGGCGGGCGCCTGTTCCGCGGCGCCACCAGCGCGGCGGGCGAGATCGGCTATCTCCCGGTGGGCCTTGTGCCCGATGCCGTGGAGGCCGGGGAGGCCGTTGACGCCAAGGAGGCCGTTGACGCCGAGAGGGCCGTTGGCGCCGGGGACGCCGGGGACGCCCGGGATGCCGGGGATGCCGGGGAAGGTTCGGTCCAGCCTGGCTTCGGTTGCTTCGAAGCGCGCTACTCGGCCCGGGCGGTCGCCCGGTTCCTGGAAGGCCGGGGGATCGCCCCGGATGGCAGGCCGGTGGCGGTCCTGGCCGAGCTGGCGCAGCGGGACGCGGAAGCGCGCCGGTTCTTCCGCCGGCTCATCGCCCACTGGGGGCTGGCGGTGGCGAGCCTGGTGGCTGTGATCGACCCCGACCGGGTGCTTCTGGGCGGAGAGGCCCAGGCCATCGGCCCGGAAGGGCTGGCCGAGCTGCGCCGCGTGGCGGCCCGGTACGTGCCGGACCTCCCGCCCATCGCCTTTGCGGCCCTGGGGGCCCGGGCAGGCCTCGAGGGCGCGGTGTACCAGGTGTTGAACAGCGCGGGCCCCGGGATGGGGCATGGGGCCCGCCCTACCAGTACGGGAGCTGCCAGTACGGGAACAGGAGGGACGCCGTGA